AGAATCGTTCCACCGTAGACGAAAACTGCCGGACGGTTGAGGCGGGCGATCGCCATCATGCAACCGGGCATGTTCTTGTCACAGCCACCGATGGCCACGAGGCCGTCAAATCCTTCCGCGCCCATAACCGTCTCGATCGAGTCGGCGATGACTTCCCGTGAGACGAGGGAGTAGCGCATGCCTTTGGTCCCCATCGAGATCCCGTCGGAGACCGTGATCGTCCCGAAAATGACTGATTTGCCCTCGGCTTCATCGACGCCCTTTCCGCTTTCACGGGCGAGTTCGTCGATATGCATGTTGCAGGGTGTGACCATGCTCCAGGTCGAAGCGATTCCCACAAGAGGCTTTTGGAAATCCTCGTCTTCAAAGCCGACGGCACGCAGCATTGAGCGGTTGGGGGCACGGTCGCTACCGTCAACGACTTTGGAGGAATAGGGACGCTTGTTGATGTCAGAAGGCATGGTCGCAGGGCACTATGAGTTTCGGCCTGAACTACCGCAAGTTTTAAGCGGAGGGGCGGATTTGGCGGGTTTGAGCCTCGAGGATGGGTAGTTTTGTCGAAATCAGAGTGATTCGGGTGAATCCGCTTTGCTGACCCGCAGTTCGGGGCCATTCGAGTCTTCGACGGTGATCCGTTCTCCGGCCTTGATATACCCGAGCGTGGAGATTGCGGTCTGCTCAACGCCGTCGATCAGCACCTTGCCGATCGGTTTCAGGTCGGTGATGACTGTTCCATATCGGGAGAAGGTTTTCGTTGTCGGAGCTTTTTTCGCTGGGGCAGGATAGGTAAGGATTACCTCGTCTCTCACGGGGAACCAGAACGCCCACTGATAGATCGTCCAGAGAATCGCGCCTACCAGGATGAAATCATAAGAAAGAAAAGCGCCTCCGAATGAGAAAACGATGATTAGG
The sequence above is drawn from the Puniceicoccus vermicola genome and encodes:
- a CDS encoding NfeD family protein, with product MNDTLIGLFVYALTILLLWLATRKDPRLGKQWRRPWGILLRMFLFFALLQLILIALPFPVGKSYLILLLIIVFSFGGAFLSYDFILVGAILWTIYQWAFWFPVRDEVILTYPAPAKKAPTTKTFSRYGTVITDLKPIGKVLIDGVEQTAISTLGYIKAGERITVEDSNGPELRVSKADSPESL